DNA sequence from the Shewanella piezotolerans WP3 genome:
GCCGCTATACGGTCACTTTGGGTATTAAGCGTTTGAAAGTCCATCTCTTCATAGCTTAAATCCGTAACTGACTGGCCATTTGAGTGCTGCACGGCAACCGCAAGAAAGTCGGGAATATTGTTAGCAGCATTAACCAGGTGACGACAAAGGTTAGCCCCTACCTGATGGCTCTCAAGCGATTTGTTCATCGATTTTTAAGCCACCGAGTCTTGGACAGCTTCAATGCTATTTTCATCAATAAAGGTTTTGACATGCGCAATCACTTCATCAGATGCATCTTCTAAAATGTAATGACCACAGTCTGCAAATTCATGCACCTTTGCATGAGGCATCCTCTGTTTCCACTCATCGAGAAAATGCTTATCAAATACAAAGTCTTGTAGACCCCAACAGATAACGGTTGGCACCTTGGCAAACTTATCTAAACTTGCAGCAATATCGGACACCATCTCGTAGTTACGATCGCCCGGCTTTAAGGGGATGTCCTGCACGAAGCGTAAAGTTGAAATACGATTCGCCCACGAATTGAAAGGCGCAACATAGGCCTCGCGAATATCTTTATGCATAGGCTTACGCTTAACGCCGACATAGGATGCAGCTGATGAGAAAGCGTTAAAACCACGCACTAAGCAAGTTCCGAGTAAAGTATTACGGCAAATTGATAGCGCCCATGGAAAAGGCTTAGATTCTGGCAGGTGGAACGCGCCAGTGTTTAAAATCACTAAACGCTTGATGCGTTCAGGATAACGAGCTGCATAGCCCATACCAATCATGCCACCCCAGTCGTGAACTACTAGCGTGATATTGTTTTTAACCTCAAGATGCTCAAGCAGCGCTTCAAGATCGTCAATACGACTCTTAAGAGTATAATCATAGCCACTATCATCTGGCTTATCAGATAATCCACAACCAATGTGGTCAGGGACGATACATTGATGCTTATCGCTCAACGCGCTAATGAGGTTTCGGTAGTAGAACGACCAACTTGGGTTACCGTGAACCATGACGACTGGATCACCAGAGCCTTCATTCACATATTGAAGTTTATTGCCGTTTCTATCTAAATAATTACGTTTAAATGGGTGCAGAGTGTCTAACATGACGCTTCCTATAATTCTTTACTGAGCTTTTCTATGTAGGGCTTGCTAGCAGTGTTTAACTGCTAGTGTGTTTATTTACCACTTTAGCCCTAACATCATGCAATTTAAGCCACTGCCTATACCTAAGAAACTCACTTGGTCGCCACTTTTCAAGAAGCCTTGATCGTGTGCCATCGCAGCGGTAACAGGTAAAGAGACCGTGCCCATATTGCCCAGTAGTTTATAGGTAGGAAACTCTTTCTCTTCTGGAATATTGAGCGCTTCAAGTACATTGCGACGATTCGATGAGCCCACTTGATGACAAATCACCTTATCGACTTGCTCTACCAACCAGTCGCGCTGATCTAAGAAGTGCGTCCAGGTATGACGTGCAAGTTCGACACCTTCTTTAAGCAGTGCTACGCCATTGGTACGCATAAATTCGCGGTATAGTTGTGGTCCAGCTTCTTCAAGACCCCACTGACATAAATCGTAATGCTGCGGTGCAGACAAATGACTTGCACCTAACAACTGATGTTGACGAGCGCCTTTTAAACCCAAGCTACCATCGGTCAGTAAAACGGCGACAGCGCCTGAACCACCAGTTAGTGTGGCCAGCGACTGAGCAAAATTCTGCATGGTTGGCTCAGCCAACATTTTGTCGATAGTGATATCAACAATATGACGCGCAGATTCACATGAGACCACGAGCCCCGCTTTGATCTGCCCCAGCTCGATACGGTTAGCAATGTCAAGAATACCCGACAGCACACCTAGACAAGCATTACTGATATCGTAAATGGCTGTGTCTTTGGAAACGCCCAGTTCAGCGGCTATACGACATGCGGTTGCGGGTTCATGTTGATCACGACAAACGCCGGTGTACACCACAGCACCTAAATCGCTGATCTGAACATCAGTTTCATTAATTGCCTTATGCGCTGCCGCCAAAGCTCCATCAGACAGTCGATGCCCTTTTGGCCACCAGCGTCTTTCATGGATCCCTGTCAATGTAGCAAGTTGCCCCATCGGAATACGAAACTTTTTGTATAACGGCGCTAAACGAGATTCAAGCTCTGAAGTCGAAACCACTTCAGGCGCTAATTCGTAGGCCATGCTATTGATAAAAACGCGGGAATATTTCATGAAACTTAATTTAATCGCTCACTGCATTGGCTAAATATCAACCAACATAGATAATTATTTATTATTAACCAGCCATTTGAGCAAGAAAAAGCCGATGATTCAATAAAAAACCTCATATCAGAGACCTTTTAATACGCTATATCATCGGCTTTTCTATAAAAATGGCACTACTTTCACACCTAATTCAATCACAGCAGACTTAATTACAACTTAATAAACAAATTGTTACGCACTTATTAAATTACAAATCTACCGTTTTTCTATTTAAATGCACTAATTAGCGCATTTCGTGGGCTAACACTGTTTGCACAAAATTCACTCAACTCAACTCGGTAGCCACTCTCTTCAAGATAGCAAACGCGGTCAAGTAACAACCACTTTTCGAGTACCGCTCTGAACAGGTGTGCCACTATATCTATTCGCCGAGTTAGTCGCTGTCGCTCATATCCCAACGCTTGGTAATGTGCCCAATCTATCGGCTCATTTAACACCACTTGCTTGCTCGTTGCTGCCCATCGACAAAAAGCCTCAAAAGAGCCGTTCAGCTGACTCAGCTTTATCGCTGGGACAGGCAGGTATTCATCAACGTGGCGCATTTCTCGCTGTAATGAATCAAAAGCTAATCGCCACGCAATTTCTTGTAAGCGGTATTGCTTGTGTTTCTCGCTCGCTATCGTGCTTTGCTGCAGTGGCAGCTGCAGATCGGCACGGCTCAATAAAAGCTCACTTTCTTTAGCGGCGTTAGACAGTGGCTGATAAGACTTAGCCTTAATAAGATGGTAGCAACATGGTGATATCACCAACTGCTTAGTCCCAGCTTGTTTAGCATGTTTAAGCAAAGTGACATGCAGGTCGCCACAC
Encoded proteins:
- a CDS encoding 3-oxoacyl-ACP synthase III; the protein is MKYSRVFINSMAYELAPEVVSTSELESRLAPLYKKFRIPMGQLATLTGIHERRWWPKGHRLSDGALAAAHKAINETDVQISDLGAVVYTGVCRDQHEPATACRIAAELGVSKDTAIYDISNACLGVLSGILDIANRIELGQIKAGLVVSCESARHIVDITIDKMLAEPTMQNFAQSLATLTGGSGAVAVLLTDGSLGLKGARQHQLLGASHLSAPQHYDLCQWGLEEAGPQLYREFMRTNGVALLKEGVELARHTWTHFLDQRDWLVEQVDKVICHQVGSSNRRNVLEALNIPEEKEFPTYKLLGNMGTVSLPVTAAMAHDQGFLKSGDQVSFLGIGSGLNCMMLGLKW
- a CDS encoding alpha/beta fold hydrolase → MLDTLHPFKRNYLDRNGNKLQYVNEGSGDPVVMVHGNPSWSFYYRNLISALSDKHQCIVPDHIGCGLSDKPDDSGYDYTLKSRIDDLEALLEHLEVKNNITLVVHDWGGMIGMGYAARYPERIKRLVILNTGAFHLPESKPFPWALSICRNTLLGTCLVRGFNAFSSAASYVGVKRKPMHKDIREAYVAPFNSWANRISTLRFVQDIPLKPGDRNYEMVSDIAASLDKFAKVPTVICWGLQDFVFDKHFLDEWKQRMPHAKVHEFADCGHYILEDASDEVIAHVKTFIDENSIEAVQDSVA